In one window of Trichoderma breve strain T069 chromosome 7 map unlocalized scaffold00008, whole genome shotgun sequence DNA:
- a CDS encoding helix-turn-helix, psq domain-containing protein, producing the protein MQAPATFSMSPSIRYMELDIQNAINAVKNGISVKKAALLSGVPRQTLQDRLHGKATSMKIAKERFQRFSPSWEECISCWVFFKTAEGQPPTNQQIKEFAQGLLREEDEKPLGRNWMTGFLHRNRGIQIIRWLSVPITLELPHDSQVSYHWHKALYSQRIIFDLAKRETQQLSTSEFDFRGATQTYQTLKCSIMHFNDKDFANGGLILMKAFKILEVELSEGNFNVIQDICLNLLGTLVRYNYPDVGTIMLQHCSKLFRIKDEQHPYCSFFECLTKVFGNNKAQLEYYLPLLTRLYAEELEYLRGRTDRSSIQAKRRDRQIVRDSKKVATTEDTDEMIISSESLLKLVISQLGPLDDKTLRIENETLRMQSYVGKYEPNYISRVEQSISKIEECYASEQVPFKDWSKSHQSAFLRFLERKFDYYKHSNDHNAAIKTAGCILENEGYQTERWIVFSLQFESWLRDIGDTEPYSYMYYRLERLKSNYYQKLAELSTEGQDLQPRTISELRRLNLY; encoded by the coding sequence ATGCAAGCCCCAGCAACATTCTCAATGTCTCCAAGCATCAGATACATGGAACTCGATATCCAAAATGCCATAAATGCTGTCAAAAATGGCATATCGGTGAAGAAAGCTGCCCTTCTGTCTGGTGTTCCTCGCCAAACACTCCAGGATCGACTGCACGGTAAAGCAACTTCAATGAAAATTGCAAAAGAAAGGTTCCAAcgcttctctccaagctggGAAGAATGCATATCTTGTTGGGTCTTTTTCAAGACAGCGGAGGGCCAGCCTCCAACGAATCAACAAATTAAAGAATTCGCCCAAGGCCTCCTCCGtgaggaagacgaaaaacCTCTTGGCAGGAATTGGATGACAGGCTTTCTGCATCGTAATCGCGGAATTCAGATTATACGCTGGCTATCAGTGCCGATTACTCTTGAATTACCGCATGATAGCCAGGTTTCATACCACTGGCACAAAGCGTTGTATTCCCAACGTATCATCTTCGATTTGGCCAAGCGTGAGACTCAGCAGCTTTCTACTTCCGAATTTGACTTTCGGGGAGCCACACAGACCTATCAGACTCTTAAATGCTCCATAATGCATTTCAATGATAAAGATTTCGCCAATGGCGGTCTAATTCTTATGAAAGCATTTAAAATTCTTGAGGTTGAGTTGTCTGAAGGCAACTTCAATGTCATTCAAGATATCTGTTTGAACCTCCTTGGGACCCTTGTCCGTTACAATTATCCTGACGTCGGTACTATAATGCTCCAGCATTGCAGTAAATTATTCAGGATAAAGGACGAACAACACCCATATTGCTCTTTCTTCGAATGTTTGACCAAAGTTTTTGGTAACAACAAAGCTCAATTAGAGTACTACCTTCCGCTACTTACTAGGCTCTACGCTGAAGAGCTCGAGTATTTACGAGGCCGCACCGACCGAAGTTCCATACAAGCAAAACGCCGAGATCGCCAAATTGTACGGGATTCCAAGAAGGTAGCTACAACCGAGGACACTGACGAAATGATCATTTCTTCTGAAAGCCTTCTGAAGTTGGTTATCTCACAGCTCGGGCCTCTTGACGACAAAACTCTACGGATTGAAAATGAGACTCTAAGAATGCAAAGCTATGTCGGCAAATACGAACCGAACTATATCAGCAGGGTTGAGCAATCAATCAGTAAGATTGAAGAATGTTATGCGTCTGAACAGGTGCCCTTTAAGGATTGGAGCAAGTCACACCAATCTGCGTTCCTACGCTTCCTAGAACGGAAGTTCGACTATTATAAACACTCCAACGACCATAATGCAGCAATAAAAACGGCAGGATGTATTTTGGAAAACGAAGGTTACCAGACCGAGCGCTGGATTGTGTTTTCCCTCCAGTTCGAATCGTGGCTCCGAGACATAGGAGACACGGAGCCGTATTCGTACATGTATTATCGACTGGAGCGGCTCAAGTCGAATTATTATCAGAAGCTAGCAGAACTATCTACCGAGGGTCAAGATCTACAGCCACGAACGATTTCTGAGCTACGTAGGCTCAACTTATACTAA